In Bacillus methanolicus, the following proteins share a genomic window:
- a CDS encoding LAGLIDADG family homing endonuclease yields the protein MNSWEAAYIAGIIDGEGSITLTRMHEKEHRRPCITISSTNKELLTYIQTLTGGVINNKKNYNPGKHKNSYTLSIKKKEDVFFTLKHVLPFLRIDQKRKRAMWILDHYDHVTPRNGKYNPDSLKTKLEFEDYFFQI from the coding sequence ATGAACAGTTGGGAAGCCGCTTATATAGCTGGAATTATAGATGGTGAAGGCAGTATTACTTTAACTAGAATGCATGAAAAAGAACATCGTCGTCCATGTATTACGATTTCTTCAACAAATAAAGAACTTCTCACTTATATTCAAACTTTAACCGGAGGAGTCATAAACAATAAAAAGAATTATAATCCGGGTAAGCATAAAAATTCATACACGTTAAGTATTAAGAAGAAAGAAGATGTATTCTTTACATTAAAACATGTTTTACCATTCTTAAGAATCGATCAAAAAAGAAAGCGTGCGATGTGGATACTAGACCATTATGATCACGTTACACCGCGAAACGGAAAATATAACCCTGATTCGTTAAAAACAAAACTCGAGTTTGAGGATTATTTCTTTCAAATATAA
- the smpB gene encoding SsrA-binding protein SmpB, with amino-acid sequence MPKGEGKTIAQNKKAYHDYFIEDTYEAGIVLQGTEIKSIRAGRVNLKDSYARIHKGEMFLYNMHISPYDQGNRYNHDPLRTRKLLLHKSEINKLIGETKEAGYALVPLKVYIKNGYAKVLIGLAKGKKKYDKREDLKRKEANREIERAFRERQKM; translated from the coding sequence ATGCCAAAGGGCGAGGGAAAGACAATAGCTCAAAATAAAAAAGCGTACCACGATTATTTTATCGAAGACACTTATGAAGCAGGAATCGTTCTTCAAGGTACAGAAATTAAGTCTATTCGCGCCGGGCGTGTGAATTTAAAGGATTCGTATGCAAGGATCCATAAAGGCGAGATGTTTTTATATAATATGCATATCAGCCCGTATGATCAAGGAAACCGTTATAACCACGATCCTCTACGTACACGCAAGCTTTTGCTTCACAAAAGTGAAATCAATAAATTAATTGGGGAAACAAAAGAGGCAGGCTACGCATTAGTCCCATTGAAGGTGTATATAAAAAATGGCTATGCAAAGGTATTGATCGGGCTTGCAAAAGGTAAGAAGAAATATGACAAGCGCGAGGACTTGAAAAGGAAAGAAGCTAATCGTGAAATTGAACGCGCCTTCCGCGAACGACAAAAAATGTAA
- the rnr gene encoding ribonuclease R, giving the protein MEESIQQHIDRLLQYMKDEAYKPLTVQELEQAFGIEDSTTFKEFVKALVVMEEKGLVVRTRSNRYGLPEKMNLIRGKLSGHAKGFAFVIPEEPGMDDIFIPPNETNNAMHGDTVLVRVSTESSGQRREGTVVRIIERGTQQIVGTYSESKHFGFVIPDDKKFASDIFIPKSASKGAVEGHKVVVKLTTYPEGRKSAEGEVIKILGHKNDPGVDILSVIHKYGLPLSFPEEVLQQANETPETIEESEIANRRDLRDEMIVTIDGEDAKDLDDAVTVTKLENGNYKLGVHIADVSYYVREGTPIDREAEERGTSVYLVDRVIPMIPHRLSNGICSLNPKVDRLTLSCIMEITPDGEVVNHEIFQSVIKTTERMTYHDVNKILVDKDEELRQRYEPLVPMFEMMEELASILRNKRMKRGAIDFDFKEAKIIVDEEGKPTDVVIRERSVAERLIEEFMLAANETVAEHFHWLDVPFIYRIHEDPKEDKLRRFFEFITNFGYIVKGTANHVHPRALQEIIEEVQGKPEEMVVSTVMLRSMQQAKYKPESLGHFGLSTDFYTHFTSPIRRYPDLIVHRLIRTYLIEGKMDPATREKWNARLPDIAEHSSNMERRAVEAERETDELKKAEYMEDKIGQEFDGIISSVTNFGMFVELPNTIEGLVHVSYMTDDYYRYDERHYAMIGERTGNVFRIGDEITVRVVNVNKDERSIDFEIVGMKGTRRRERNETPRVIKASNGSKKSRKGKAEENSKAPKKGKKNKKFYENAPKAKRDKKKKRR; this is encoded by the coding sequence ATGGAAGAATCGATTCAGCAGCACATCGACAGGCTGCTGCAATATATGAAAGATGAGGCCTATAAGCCATTGACGGTGCAGGAGCTTGAGCAAGCCTTTGGCATCGAAGATTCAACGACATTTAAAGAATTCGTCAAGGCGCTTGTTGTTATGGAGGAAAAAGGCCTCGTTGTCAGAACACGCAGCAACCGCTACGGATTGCCGGAGAAGATGAACCTTATCCGCGGTAAACTATCCGGGCATGCAAAAGGGTTTGCCTTTGTGATCCCCGAAGAACCCGGCATGGATGATATTTTTATTCCGCCGAACGAAACGAATAATGCCATGCATGGCGATACCGTGCTCGTCCGCGTTTCAACGGAAAGCAGCGGACAAAGAAGAGAAGGCACGGTTGTCCGGATTATTGAAAGAGGAACCCAACAAATTGTTGGAACGTATTCTGAGAGCAAACATTTTGGATTTGTTATTCCGGATGATAAAAAGTTTGCAAGCGATATTTTTATCCCGAAATCGGCTTCTAAAGGTGCGGTGGAAGGCCATAAGGTTGTCGTGAAGCTGACAACGTATCCTGAAGGAAGGAAAAGTGCAGAAGGGGAAGTTATCAAGATTCTTGGCCATAAAAATGACCCGGGAGTTGACATTCTCTCCGTCATTCATAAGTACGGATTGCCTCTATCATTTCCTGAAGAAGTGCTTCAGCAGGCAAACGAAACACCGGAAACGATTGAAGAGAGCGAAATTGCCAATCGGCGAGACCTACGCGATGAAATGATTGTCACGATTGACGGCGAAGATGCAAAGGATTTAGATGATGCTGTTACGGTTACAAAACTTGAAAACGGCAACTATAAGCTTGGCGTTCATATTGCAGATGTCAGCTATTATGTGCGGGAAGGCACGCCAATTGACAGGGAAGCGGAAGAAAGAGGGACGAGCGTTTATTTAGTCGACCGGGTCATTCCAATGATTCCACACCGTTTATCAAACGGAATCTGCTCGTTAAATCCAAAAGTTGACCGGCTGACTCTTTCATGTATTATGGAAATTACTCCTGATGGGGAAGTCGTGAACCACGAAATTTTTCAAAGCGTCATTAAAACAACCGAGCGGATGACCTACCACGATGTAAACAAAATTCTTGTTGATAAGGATGAAGAACTCAGACAGCGTTATGAGCCGCTTGTTCCAATGTTTGAAATGATGGAGGAATTAGCCTCTATATTGCGGAACAAACGGATGAAGCGGGGAGCCATCGACTTTGATTTTAAAGAGGCAAAGATCATTGTCGATGAAGAAGGCAAGCCGACTGATGTTGTGATAAGAGAACGCTCTGTTGCCGAGCGTCTAATTGAAGAATTTATGTTAGCGGCCAATGAGACTGTTGCCGAGCATTTTCACTGGCTTGATGTACCGTTTATCTACAGGATCCATGAAGATCCAAAAGAAGATAAACTTAGACGTTTCTTTGAATTTATTACAAACTTTGGCTATATTGTAAAAGGAACAGCGAATCATGTACACCCGAGAGCTCTTCAGGAAATTATTGAAGAGGTTCAAGGCAAGCCTGAAGAAATGGTTGTCTCAACAGTGATGCTTCGGTCGATGCAGCAAGCAAAATATAAGCCTGAAAGCCTCGGCCACTTTGGGTTATCAACTGATTTTTACACTCATTTCACATCGCCGATCCGCCGTTATCCGGACTTAATTGTCCACCGCTTAATTCGGACGTACTTAATTGAAGGAAAAATGGACCCGGCAACAAGGGAAAAATGGAATGCAAGGCTTCCGGATATTGCGGAACACTCTTCTAATATGGAGCGAAGAGCAGTTGAAGCAGAACGGGAAACAGATGAGCTGAAAAAAGCTGAATATATGGAAGATAAAATCGGCCAAGAATTTGATGGAATTATCAGTTCAGTTACAAACTTCGGGATGTTTGTGGAGCTTCCGAATACGATCGAAGGGCTTGTACACGTCAGTTATATGACGGACGACTATTACCGCTATGATGAGCGCCATTATGCAATGATCGGCGAGCGGACCGGAAATGTATTCCGAATTGGCGACGAAATTACTGTTCGTGTCGTTAATGTGAATAAAGATGAACGGTCCATTGATTTTGAAATTGTCGGCATGAAAGGAACGCGCCGACGGGAACGGAATGAAACACCGCGTGTTATCAAAGCAAGCAACGGATCGAAAAAATCGCGTAAAGGCAAAGCAGAGGAGAACTCAAAGGCGCCGAAAAAAGGGAAAAAGAACAAAAAATTTTATGAAAACGCCCCAAAAGCTAAGCGGGATAAAAAGAAAAAGCGGCGCTAA
- a CDS encoding alpha/beta hydrolase has product MRIKMPQPFTFEGGKRAVLLLHGFTGNSADVRMLGRFLEKKGYTCHAPHYKGHGVPPEELVHTGPEDWWKDVLEGYEFLKKRGHDEIAVAGLSLGGVFSLKLGYTVPVKGIIPMCAPMYIKSEEVMYKGVLEYAREFKKREGKSEEQIEQEMAEFAKTPMKTLKSLQELIADVRNHVDMIYAPTFVVQGRHDKMINIDSANIIYNKVQSDVKKIKWYEDSGHVITLDKEKDQLHEDVYQFLEQLNWQE; this is encoded by the coding sequence ATGAGAATCAAAATGCCGCAGCCGTTTACGTTTGAAGGGGGAAAACGGGCCGTCCTTTTATTGCACGGATTCACCGGGAATTCCGCAGATGTCCGTATGCTCGGCCGTTTTCTTGAAAAAAAAGGATATACATGCCATGCGCCTCATTATAAAGGCCACGGCGTTCCTCCAGAAGAATTGGTTCATACGGGTCCGGAAGACTGGTGGAAAGATGTGCTGGAGGGATACGAATTTTTGAAAAAACGCGGACATGATGAAATCGCAGTAGCGGGTTTGTCTTTAGGAGGGGTTTTCTCGTTAAAATTGGGTTACACTGTGCCTGTAAAGGGAATCATACCGATGTGTGCACCCATGTATATTAAAAGTGAAGAAGTGATGTATAAAGGAGTTTTAGAGTATGCTCGCGAATTTAAAAAGCGGGAGGGAAAATCGGAAGAACAAATTGAACAGGAAATGGCCGAGTTTGCGAAAACACCAATGAAAACATTAAAATCCTTGCAGGAATTGATTGCGGATGTAAGGAATCATGTTGATATGATATATGCGCCAACCTTTGTTGTCCAGGGCCGCCATGACAAGATGATCAATATTGACAGCGCCAATATCATCTACAACAAAGTCCAATCAGATGTCAAAAAGATTAAGTGGTATGAAGATTCCGGCCATGTCATCACGCTTGATAAAGAAAAAGACCAGCTGCACGAGGATGTTTATCAGTTTTTAGAACAGCTAAATTGGCAGGAATAA
- the secG gene encoding preprotein translocase subunit SecG: protein MHTLLVTLLVIVSIALIIVVLLQSGKSAGLSGAISGGAEHLFGKQKARGIDLVLHRITIVLSVLFFVLSIAVTYFQL, encoded by the coding sequence TTGCACACACTATTAGTCACACTATTGGTTATTGTAAGTATCGCCCTTATTATTGTCGTTCTTCTTCAATCTGGCAAAAGCGCAGGCTTGTCCGGTGCGATTTCCGGAGGCGCAGAACATTTATTTGGCAAGCAAAAAGCACGCGGAATCGATTTAGTGCTCCACCGCATTACGATTGTTTTATCTGTTCTGTTTTTCGTTTTGTCAATCGCCGTAACCTATTTTCAATTGTAA
- the eno gene encoding phosphopyruvate hydratase codes for MPFIADVYAREVLDSRGNPTVEVEVFTESGAFGRALVPSGASTGEYEAVELRDGDKGRYLGKGVLKAVENVNEIIAPKLVGEEFNVLDQVSIDKALIELDGTENKSKLGANAILGVSMAVAQAAANYLDIPLYQYLGGFNAKQLPVPMMNILNGGAHADNNVDIQEFMVMPVGAESFKEALRMGAEIFHSLKAVLKAKGLNTAVGDEGGFAPNLKSNEEALQTIIEAIEKAGYKPGEQVMLAMDVASSELYNKEDGKYHLEGEGVVKTSEEMVAWYEELVSKYPIISIEDGLDENDWEGHKLLTERIGKIVQLVGDDLFVTNTKKLAQGIEKGVGNSILIKVNQIGTLTETFDAIELAKRAGYTAVISHRSGETEDSTIADIAVATNAGQIKTGAPSRTDRVAKYNQLLRIEDQLGDTAQYLGIKSFYNLKK; via the coding sequence ATGCCATTTATTGCAGATGTATATGCTCGAGAAGTGTTAGATTCCCGCGGTAATCCAACGGTTGAAGTTGAAGTATTTACTGAATCAGGTGCATTCGGACGCGCTTTAGTTCCAAGCGGCGCTTCTACAGGCGAATATGAAGCAGTGGAACTTCGCGATGGCGACAAGGGCCGTTATCTTGGAAAAGGTGTGTTAAAAGCAGTTGAGAATGTGAATGAAATTATCGCTCCAAAGCTTGTTGGCGAAGAATTCAACGTACTTGATCAAGTGTCTATTGATAAAGCGTTAATTGAGCTTGATGGCACTGAAAACAAAAGTAAACTTGGCGCCAATGCAATTTTAGGTGTGTCAATGGCTGTTGCCCAAGCTGCTGCAAACTACTTAGATATACCGCTTTATCAATATCTCGGCGGATTTAATGCGAAACAGCTTCCTGTTCCAATGATGAACATTTTAAACGGCGGCGCACATGCTGACAATAACGTAGACATTCAAGAATTCATGGTTATGCCGGTTGGTGCTGAAAGCTTTAAGGAAGCACTTCGCATGGGTGCAGAAATTTTCCATAGCCTGAAAGCTGTATTAAAAGCAAAAGGCCTAAATACTGCAGTTGGTGACGAAGGCGGATTTGCGCCAAACTTGAAATCAAATGAAGAAGCATTGCAAACCATTATTGAAGCCATTGAAAAAGCCGGCTATAAACCTGGCGAGCAAGTTATGCTTGCAATGGACGTAGCTTCTTCCGAACTTTACAACAAAGAAGACGGCAAGTACCATCTTGAAGGTGAAGGCGTTGTGAAAACTTCGGAAGAAATGGTTGCATGGTATGAAGAGCTGGTTTCAAAATATCCAATCATCTCAATTGAAGACGGCCTTGATGAAAACGACTGGGAAGGCCATAAGCTGTTGACGGAGCGCATTGGTAAAATAGTTCAGCTTGTCGGCGACGACCTGTTCGTAACGAATACGAAGAAACTTGCGCAAGGGATTGAAAAAGGAGTAGGGAACTCAATCCTTATCAAAGTAAACCAAATCGGTACTTTAACAGAAACATTTGACGCAATTGAATTGGCGAAACGCGCCGGCTACACAGCTGTTATTTCCCACCGTTCCGGTGAAACAGAAGACAGTACAATCGCTGATATCGCTGTTGCAACGAATGCAGGCCAAATTAAAACAGGTGCACCTTCCCGTACAGACCGCGTTGCAAAATACAACCAGTTGCTTCGCATCGAAGACCAATTGGGAGACACTGCTCAATATTTGGGAATCAAATCTTTTTACAACTTAAAGAAATAA
- the gpmI gene encoding 2,3-bisphosphoglycerate-independent phosphoglycerate mutase: MSKAPVALIILDGFALREEKKGNAVAQANKPNFDRYWNTYPHTKLKASGEAVGLPEGQMGNSEVGHLNIGAGRIVYQSLTRVNIAIREGEFEKNETFLDAIRHVKEKGTSLHLFGLLSDGGVHSHIDHMFALLRLAAQEGVKHVYVHAFLDGRDVGPQTAPKYIKETLEKMKEYGVGEFATISGRYYSMDRDKRWERVEKSYRAMVYGEGPTYSDPLELIEDSYQNGIFDEFVIPSVMTKPNGEPVATIKDEDAVIFYNFRPDRAIQISNTFTNKDFRSFDRGPKHPKNLHFVCLTHFSETVDGYVAFKPTNLDNTLGEVISQNGLKQLRIAETEKYPHVTYFMSGGREDQFPGEERILINSPKVPTYDLKPEMSAYEVTDALIKEIEADKFDAIILNYANPDMVGHSGMLEPTIKAVEAVDECLGRVVDLIIEKGGTAIITADHGNADEVVTLEDKPMTAHTTNPVPVIVTKKGIELRDGGILGDLAPTVLDLLNLEKPVEMTGTSLIKK, translated from the coding sequence ATGAGTAAAGCCCCTGTTGCATTGATTATTTTAGACGGCTTTGCTCTTCGGGAGGAAAAGAAAGGGAATGCTGTTGCCCAAGCCAATAAACCGAACTTTGACCGTTATTGGAATACGTATCCTCATACGAAGCTGAAAGCTTCCGGGGAAGCAGTAGGTCTTCCCGAAGGACAGATGGGAAACTCAGAAGTAGGTCACTTAAATATCGGCGCCGGCCGAATTGTTTATCAAAGTCTTACGCGAGTAAACATTGCTATTCGTGAAGGTGAATTTGAGAAAAATGAAACATTCTTGGATGCGATTCGCCACGTAAAAGAAAAAGGTACGAGCCTGCATCTTTTTGGCCTTCTTTCTGACGGAGGCGTTCATAGCCACATTGACCACATGTTTGCGCTTCTTCGCTTAGCGGCGCAAGAAGGCGTTAAACATGTGTACGTCCATGCATTTCTGGACGGCCGTGATGTAGGACCGCAAACAGCGCCAAAATATATTAAAGAAACGCTGGAAAAAATGAAGGAGTACGGCGTAGGCGAATTTGCAACGATTTCCGGCCGCTATTATTCAATGGACCGGGATAAACGCTGGGAACGCGTTGAAAAATCATACAGAGCGATGGTATATGGAGAAGGTCCTACTTACTCAGATCCGTTAGAGCTTATTGAGGATTCTTATCAGAACGGAATCTTTGATGAATTTGTCATTCCTTCTGTAATGACAAAGCCAAACGGTGAGCCGGTGGCAACGATCAAAGATGAAGATGCAGTCATTTTTTATAACTTCCGCCCTGACCGCGCAATCCAGATTTCAAATACGTTCACGAACAAGGATTTCCGCTCGTTTGACAGAGGACCGAAGCATCCGAAAAACCTTCATTTTGTCTGCTTAACCCATTTTAGCGAAACGGTTGACGGATATGTGGCATTTAAGCCGACAAACCTTGACAACACTCTTGGTGAAGTCATCTCCCAAAACGGGTTAAAGCAGCTGCGCATTGCGGAAACGGAGAAATATCCTCATGTTACATACTTTATGAGCGGAGGACGCGAAGATCAATTCCCGGGAGAAGAAAGAATCTTAATTAATTCTCCGAAAGTTCCAACTTATGACTTAAAGCCGGAAATGAGCGCTTACGAAGTAACCGATGCACTTATAAAAGAAATCGAAGCAGATAAGTTTGATGCCATTATTTTAAACTATGCTAATCCGGATATGGTCGGGCATTCCGGCATGCTTGAACCGACAATTAAAGCAGTCGAGGCAGTTGATGAATGTCTTGGCCGGGTAGTCGACTTGATTATCGAAAAAGGCGGAACAGCCATTATTACTGCCGACCATGGAAATGCGGATGAAGTGGTAACATTAGAAGACAAGCCAATGACAGCCCATACGACAAATCCGGTTCCTGTCATTGTGACGAAAAAAGGAATTGAACTCCGTGACGGCGGTATTCTTGGCGATCTTGCCCCAACAGTTCTTGATTTGTTGAATTTAGAAAAACCGGTTGAAATGACCGGAACATCATTAATTAAAAAATAA
- the tpiA gene encoding triose-phosphate isomerase, with protein MRKPIIAGNWKMHKTLAEAKAFIEEVKGSVPAKDQVDSVVCASALFLERLVEATKNSDLAIGAQNMHFEESGAFTGEISPKAISDIGVQYVIIGHSERREMFNETDESVNKKTLAAFQHHLIPIVCVGETLEQRENGQTNELVESQVKIALNGLTEEQVKQTVIAYEPIWAIGTGKSSTAEDANEVCAHIRKTIAEQFSPEAADAVRIQYGGSVKPDNIKDFMAQPEIDGALVGGASLEPQSFLQLLEAGLNE; from the coding sequence ATGCGCAAGCCCATTATTGCAGGGAATTGGAAAATGCATAAAACATTAGCGGAAGCGAAAGCCTTTATTGAAGAGGTAAAAGGGTCCGTTCCGGCAAAAGATCAAGTAGATTCAGTCGTTTGTGCCTCCGCTTTATTTTTGGAACGCCTAGTAGAAGCGACTAAAAATTCTGATTTAGCAATTGGCGCACAAAATATGCACTTTGAAGAGAGCGGTGCATTTACCGGTGAAATCAGCCCGAAAGCGATCTCTGACATTGGCGTCCAATATGTGATTATCGGACATTCCGAGCGCCGGGAAATGTTCAATGAAACCGATGAATCCGTCAACAAAAAAACGTTAGCAGCATTTCAACATCATTTGATCCCGATTGTTTGTGTCGGTGAAACGCTTGAACAGCGCGAAAACGGCCAAACAAATGAGCTAGTGGAATCCCAGGTGAAGATCGCACTGAATGGCTTAACAGAAGAACAAGTGAAACAAACAGTCATTGCTTATGAACCAATCTGGGCGATTGGAACAGGAAAATCATCTACTGCAGAAGATGCCAATGAAGTTTGTGCCCATATTCGCAAGACGATAGCAGAACAGTTTTCACCGGAAGCTGCGGATGCTGTCCGGATTCAATACGGCGGAAGTGTAAAACCGGACAACATTAAAGATTTCATGGCCCAGCCGGAAATTGACGGGGCATTAGTCGGAGGAGCAAGCCTTGAACCTCAATCATTCCTGCAATTATTGGAGGCAGGTTTAAATGAGTAA